One segment of Marinobacter sediminum DNA contains the following:
- a CDS encoding long-chain fatty acid--CoA ligase, with amino-acid sequence MFTRHYKVWPKELPKTMTLPKTSVFTNLEISALRYPDHTALIFYDAPVTYSRLLAEVEVMAGYLQAKGVKKGDRVLLYMQNSAQYVISYYAILRADAVVIPVNPMNRAAELEHCIVDTGAAMCLAGQELAGFIVPLLAETDLEQVVVASYSTYIKPDTDLDLPAEVAAPAWSKDVPGVVTWEAAMAENCSPSPHTATPDDLAVIPYSSGTTGAPKGCMHTHRSVMATAVHRVFWNLTTPDSVQLATLPFFHVTGMTGSMNGPIFSGATSVIMTRWDRTTAARLIERYEVTGWTNIVTMAVDFLSNPDLSKYDLSSLNMIGGGGAAMPVAVAEKLKKMTGLDYVEGYGLSETMAATHINPNAQPKAQCLGIPVFDVDSRIIDVETLEEKAPGETGEIVSFGPQVTTGYWNRPAETEAAFVEIDGKRFFRTGDLGYYDEDGYFFMVDRVKRMINASGFKVWPSEVEGLMYRHPAIHELCVISSPDPKRGETVKACIVLTAEAEGNTTAEDITGWCKEQMAAYKVPTIIEFVDSLPKSPTGKLMWRALQEEEWKEKERMV; translated from the coding sequence ATGTTCACACGCCATTACAAGGTCTGGCCGAAGGAACTGCCCAAGACCATGACTCTGCCGAAGACCAGTGTCTTTACCAACCTGGAAATCTCGGCCCTACGCTATCCAGATCATACCGCCCTCATTTTCTATGACGCTCCGGTGACCTATTCCCGCCTGCTGGCCGAGGTCGAAGTCATGGCCGGCTACCTGCAGGCGAAGGGCGTCAAGAAGGGTGACCGGGTGCTCCTGTACATGCAGAATTCGGCACAGTATGTGATTTCTTACTACGCAATCCTGCGCGCTGATGCGGTGGTGATTCCGGTAAATCCGATGAACCGGGCTGCAGAACTTGAACACTGCATTGTCGATACCGGTGCTGCCATGTGTCTGGCCGGTCAGGAGCTTGCCGGCTTCATTGTGCCGTTACTGGCAGAAACAGATCTCGAGCAGGTGGTAGTGGCGTCTTACAGCACCTACATAAAACCGGATACCGATCTTGACCTCCCGGCTGAAGTCGCCGCGCCGGCCTGGTCAAAAGACGTTCCGGGTGTGGTGACCTGGGAAGCTGCCATGGCAGAAAATTGCTCACCTTCGCCACACACGGCGACGCCGGACGATCTGGCGGTGATTCCATACAGCTCTGGAACCACGGGTGCGCCCAAGGGGTGCATGCACACTCACCGTTCTGTTATGGCAACCGCGGTACACAGGGTATTCTGGAACCTGACCACACCGGACAGTGTTCAATTGGCCACCTTGCCGTTCTTCCATGTCACCGGAATGACAGGGTCGATGAACGGACCGATCTTCTCTGGTGCAACATCGGTCATCATGACCCGCTGGGATCGCACCACGGCGGCCAGGCTCATCGAACGCTACGAGGTAACCGGCTGGACCAATATTGTCACCATGGCGGTGGATTTCCTGTCCAATCCGGACCTCTCCAAGTACGACCTCAGCAGCCTCAACATGATCGGTGGTGGCGGTGCCGCCATGCCGGTCGCAGTCGCCGAGAAACTGAAAAAGATGACGGGTCTGGATTACGTCGAAGGCTACGGCCTGTCGGAAACCATGGCCGCGACGCACATCAATCCGAACGCACAGCCCAAGGCCCAGTGCCTCGGCATTCCGGTGTTTGACGTAGACAGCCGCATTATTGATGTGGAAACCCTGGAAGAAAAAGCGCCCGGAGAAACCGGCGAGATCGTCTCCTTCGGCCCTCAGGTCACTACAGGTTACTGGAACCGTCCCGCGGAAACGGAAGCGGCGTTCGTGGAAATTGATGGCAAGCGGTTCTTCCGCACCGGAGATCTGGGCTATTACGACGAAGACGGCTACTTCTTCATGGTGGACCGTGTGAAGCGGATGATTAATGCGTCCGGGTTCAAGGTATGGCCGTCCGAAGTCGAGGGGCTCATGTATCGGCATCCGGCTATCCACGAGCTGTGCGTCATTTCCTCCCCGGACCCCAAACGGGGTGAGACCGTAAAGGCCTGTATCGTGCTCACGGCGGAAGCTGAAGGCAATACCACGGCAGAGGACATCACTGGCTGGTGTAAAGAGCAGATGGCGGCCTACAAGGTGCCTACCATTATCGAGTTTGTGGACTCCCTGCCCAAGTCCCCCACGGGCAAGCTGATGTGGCGCGCGCTCCAGGAAGAAGAGTGGAAGGAGAAGGAGCGGATGGTATGA
- a CDS encoding ketopantoate reductase family protein gives MNAKPRILIVGAGAIGGFYGAILKKAGCSVSTVLRSDYQVVKEKGIRINSPLGDLSYQPDHVYRDGDTPETMPDYLLLCVKVLPGANRAELVKPWMGPNTRLVLIENGLDIERELAEAFPDNPLISCLAFIAASRLESGVVEHKAYGKLVMGSYPKGIDEHCRTLSELFIEGGIKVGLTEAVVGERWRKCLWNTPFNPLSVIANGADTKTILDTEGGEGLIRAMIQEVMDVAAADGYPMDESLIDQNIEGTRKMPAYKNSMALDYINGRPIERDAVIGNVVAIAQRHGVRVPHLNTVLVALKMRARLEGRN, from the coding sequence ATGAATGCGAAACCCCGCATTCTGATTGTTGGCGCTGGCGCTATAGGTGGCTTTTACGGCGCCATTCTCAAGAAAGCTGGTTGTTCGGTAAGCACAGTATTGCGCTCCGACTACCAAGTGGTGAAGGAAAAGGGTATCCGTATCAACAGCCCTTTGGGGGATTTGTCGTACCAGCCGGATCATGTATACCGCGACGGCGATACACCGGAGACCATGCCGGACTACCTGCTTCTGTGTGTGAAAGTGTTACCCGGCGCCAATCGGGCCGAACTGGTTAAGCCCTGGATGGGACCGAACACCCGTCTGGTACTGATCGAAAATGGTCTGGACATCGAGCGGGAACTGGCGGAGGCGTTTCCTGACAATCCCCTCATCAGCTGCCTGGCCTTCATTGCCGCCAGCCGGTTGGAGTCGGGCGTGGTTGAGCACAAGGCCTATGGCAAACTGGTCATGGGCAGTTACCCCAAAGGGATCGACGAGCATTGCCGGACTCTATCGGAGCTATTCATCGAGGGCGGAATCAAGGTGGGCCTGACCGAGGCGGTGGTCGGTGAGCGCTGGCGCAAATGCCTGTGGAATACCCCGTTCAACCCGTTGTCGGTGATTGCTAACGGTGCTGACACGAAAACGATTCTGGATACTGAAGGCGGCGAGGGGCTGATTCGGGCCATGATTCAGGAAGTGATGGACGTGGCTGCCGCCGACGGGTATCCCATGGACGAATCCCTGATTGATCAGAACATTGAGGGGACACGGAAGATGCCAGCCTACAAGAACAGTATGGCCCTCGACTACATCAATGGTCGCCCGATCGAGAGAGATGCCGTCATAGGCAATGTGGTGGCCATTGCCCAGCGTCATGGTGTCCGGGTTCCTCACCTGAATACCGTACTGGTTGCCCTGAAGATGCGAGCCAGACTGGAAGGCAGGAATTAA
- a CDS encoding helix-turn-helix domain-containing protein, giving the protein MNLGQAIRRLRKQQGMTLAELADRCDSHVGNLSRIERGLARPSLELLYRLAEALDLSLTDIFSVAEKKQLDSEQVALNAAFISLLEEDRQLLLDFAELLQRRSTNPMTSVSVGQDSLPADKSGSGSPKDGIESTPKRS; this is encoded by the coding sequence ATGAATCTAGGGCAGGCAATCAGGCGTTTGAGGAAACAGCAGGGGATGACCCTGGCCGAGTTAGCGGACCGCTGTGATTCCCATGTCGGCAACCTGTCCCGGATTGAGAGAGGCCTGGCGAGGCCAAGCCTGGAACTGCTGTATCGGCTTGCTGAAGCTCTGGATCTGTCACTGACGGACATTTTCTCAGTGGCCGAGAAAAAGCAACTAGACTCAGAGCAGGTCGCGCTGAATGCTGCCTTCATTTCCCTCCTTGAAGAGGACCGTCAACTCCTGCTCGATTTCGCTGAACTCCTGCAGCGAAGGTCAACCAATCCGATGACGTCTGTCAGCGTAGGACAGGACTCTTTACCGGCCGACAAATCCGGTTCAGGGTCGCCGAAAGACGGCATCGAAAGCACTCCAAAAAGATCCTGA
- a CDS encoding MaoC family dehydratase, with translation MIEVKLEELADHKGTLVSHSPWLTITQDMIEAFADATGDHQWIHLDVERAKRESPWKSPIAHGYLTVSLMSRLNPQALKVTGPTATINYGMNKLRFPSAVKSGSDIRTKVELLDVARVDEQRTLATYRTTIEIKGEDRPACVAENLVMYVA, from the coding sequence ATGATTGAAGTCAAACTCGAGGAACTGGCTGATCACAAAGGCACTCTTGTCAGCCACAGCCCCTGGCTGACCATCACCCAGGACATGATTGAAGCGTTTGCGGACGCCACCGGGGACCACCAGTGGATTCACCTCGATGTCGAACGGGCAAAAAGGGAATCACCCTGGAAAAGTCCGATTGCCCATGGCTATCTGACCGTATCATTGATGTCGAGGCTAAACCCGCAAGCTCTCAAGGTGACCGGCCCCACGGCAACCATTAACTATGGTATGAACAAGTTGCGATTTCCGTCCGCGGTTAAATCCGGGTCGGATATCCGCACCAAAGTAGAATTACTGGATGTGGCTCGGGTGGACGAACAACGAACCCTCGCTACCTACCGGACCACCATCGAGATCAAGGGCGAAGACCGGCCCGCCTGTGTGGCTGAGAACCTTGTCATGTACGTCGCCTGA
- a CDS encoding class II aldolase/adducin family protein: MTTSTATTETETLRKAEWRVRTELAAAYRLVALFGWDDLVFTHLSARVPGPEHHFLINPYGLLFHEITASSLVKVDRDGQVVTSGGLGRVNPAGFTIHSAVHMGREDAGAVMHLHAADGVAVSAHRDGLLPLSQTAMLCLDHLSYHDYEGVALNLDERERLIRDLGNKSMMMLRNHGVLTAGKDVPETFTYLYFLMKACEIQVKAQSCGPTWMPSEQAIQTTAEQSQSLGAASKLTWPALLRLLDSKNPGYGV; the protein is encoded by the coding sequence ATGACAACAAGCACCGCAACCACCGAGACAGAAACACTCAGAAAAGCCGAATGGAGAGTCCGCACGGAACTTGCCGCGGCCTATCGCCTGGTTGCCCTGTTCGGCTGGGACGACCTGGTGTTCACCCACCTGTCAGCACGGGTGCCCGGCCCGGAACACCATTTCCTGATCAACCCCTATGGCCTGCTCTTCCATGAAATCACCGCGTCATCACTGGTGAAGGTGGATCGCGACGGCCAGGTGGTGACATCGGGAGGCCTTGGCCGCGTCAATCCCGCCGGCTTCACCATTCACAGTGCCGTGCATATGGGCCGTGAAGACGCCGGGGCAGTGATGCACCTTCATGCTGCTGACGGGGTTGCTGTCTCTGCACACCGGGACGGCCTGCTGCCACTCAGCCAGACCGCCATGCTCTGCCTTGACCATCTGAGCTACCATGACTACGAAGGCGTAGCCCTGAACCTGGACGAGCGTGAACGACTGATCCGCGATCTTGGCAACAAATCCATGATGATGCTGCGCAACCACGGCGTTCTGACCGCCGGGAAAGACGTTCCCGAAACCTTTACCTACCTGTATTTCCTGATGAAAGCCTGTGAGATACAGGTAAAAGCACAGAGCTGCGGCCCCACCTGGATGCCCTCTGAACAGGCCATCCAGACAACAGCGGAACAGTCCCAATCATTGGGGGCGGCCTCCAAACTGACCTGGCCGGCGCTTTTGCGCCTGCTGGACAGCAAGAATCCGGGCTATGGCGTGTAA
- a CDS encoding acyl-CoA dehydrogenase family protein has protein sequence MDFRLNEEQQMLQDTVARLVRGEYSFEKRLAFSETEAGFSEDFWQQLSELGLTAVPFSEDLGGFGGGGVEVQSVMTELGRGLCLEPYLQSVIFGGGLISQAGNDSQKEKWLGGIASGELKAAVALQEPQSFYDGNDVETRAEKSGDGYVLNGRKAVVIGGHCAGLIIVSARTSGASRDADGISLFALTPDAAGIDRRTYPTIDGSKGCDIALNDVQVSADALLGEEGKAADIIEYQTGRAIAALCAEAVGVMEVANDLTLDYLKQRKQFGVPIGKFQVLQHRMVDMMSELEQARSMAILAASVADEEQSDERRQVLAAAKNVIGRSGQFISENGIQSHGGIGMTWEYNFAHYAKRLIMINHQLGDDDFHLERYAALLKAS, from the coding sequence ATGGATTTCCGACTGAATGAAGAGCAGCAGATGCTGCAGGACACCGTGGCCCGCCTGGTGCGCGGTGAATACAGTTTTGAAAAGCGCCTGGCATTTAGCGAAACCGAAGCCGGCTTCAGCGAAGACTTCTGGCAACAGCTCAGCGAACTGGGCCTGACCGCCGTTCCCTTCTCTGAGGATCTGGGCGGTTTCGGCGGTGGCGGTGTTGAGGTTCAATCTGTCATGACCGAACTGGGTCGCGGCCTTTGCCTCGAGCCATACCTGCAGTCCGTCATTTTTGGCGGCGGCCTGATCAGCCAGGCTGGCAATGACAGCCAGAAAGAAAAGTGGCTGGGCGGCATCGCCAGCGGCGAGCTGAAAGCCGCGGTAGCACTGCAGGAGCCCCAGAGCTTCTATGACGGTAACGATGTGGAAACGCGTGCCGAAAAATCCGGCGATGGTTACGTTCTCAACGGTCGGAAAGCGGTCGTGATCGGCGGCCACTGCGCCGGCCTGATCATCGTGTCTGCCCGCACCTCCGGGGCCAGCCGCGATGCCGATGGTATCAGCCTGTTTGCCCTGACTCCGGATGCCGCCGGCATCGACCGTCGCACCTACCCAACCATTGACGGCTCAAAAGGCTGCGACATTGCCCTGAATGATGTTCAGGTCAGTGCCGATGCCCTGCTGGGTGAAGAAGGCAAGGCGGCCGATATCATCGAATACCAGACTGGTCGCGCCATAGCCGCGCTCTGTGCCGAGGCGGTTGGGGTAATGGAAGTGGCGAACGACCTGACCCTTGATTACCTCAAGCAGCGCAAGCAGTTTGGCGTACCCATTGGGAAATTCCAGGTGCTGCAACACCGCATGGTGGACATGATGTCGGAGCTGGAGCAGGCCCGATCCATGGCTATTCTGGCCGCCAGCGTGGCCGACGAAGAACAGAGCGATGAACGTCGCCAGGTTCTTGCCGCCGCCAAAAACGTCATCGGCCGCAGTGGACAGTTCATTTCCGAGAACGGCATCCAGTCCCACGGCGGCATTGGCATGACCTGGGAATACAACTTTGCCCACTATGCCAAGCGCCTGATCATGATTAACCATCAGCTGGGCGACGACGATTTCCACCTGGAGCGGTATGCAGCCCTGTTAAAGGCCAGCTAA
- a CDS encoding acyl-CoA dehydrogenase family protein: MNMNYTAEELAFRDEVRAFLDEKLPADIAAKVKGFRRLSKEDHQRWQKILSTQGWYASHWPEEYGGVKWTPVQKHIWDEESCRYGVPRSIPFGVNMVAPVIIKFGNEEQKQHYLPRILSGEDWWCQGYSEPGAGSDLASLKTRAVREGEHYIVNGQKTWTTLGQHANMIFCLVRTNTEVKAQEGISFLLIDMDTPGISVRPIITLDGEHEVNEVFFEDVKVPVENLVGEEDKGWTYAKYLLTYERTGLAGVGLSKAALSHLKQLASRRMKNGRPLIEDASFSQRIARVEIDLTAAAISNLRIIASVEGGGMPGAESSMLKVKGTEIRQSINDLARRAIGPYAIPFVEEELDLDYEGDFLSDENAAPLSAQYFNNRKLSIFGGSNEIQKNIVSKMILGL, translated from the coding sequence ATGAACATGAACTACACGGCCGAGGAACTTGCCTTCCGTGACGAAGTGCGGGCATTCCTGGATGAGAAGCTGCCGGCGGACATCGCCGCCAAAGTGAAGGGTTTCCGCCGTCTGTCTAAGGAAGACCATCAACGATGGCAAAAAATACTCAGTACTCAGGGCTGGTATGCCAGTCACTGGCCGGAGGAGTATGGCGGCGTGAAGTGGACTCCGGTCCAGAAGCACATCTGGGACGAAGAGTCCTGCCGTTACGGTGTACCCCGCTCCATTCCGTTCGGGGTTAACATGGTAGCGCCGGTTATCATCAAGTTCGGCAATGAGGAACAAAAGCAGCATTACCTGCCACGCATCCTCAGCGGCGAAGACTGGTGGTGCCAGGGTTACTCTGAGCCCGGCGCAGGTTCCGACCTTGCCTCGTTGAAAACCCGTGCCGTGCGTGAGGGCGAGCACTATATCGTTAACGGTCAGAAAACCTGGACCACTCTGGGCCAGCACGCCAACATGATTTTCTGCCTGGTGCGCACCAACACCGAGGTTAAGGCCCAGGAAGGCATCTCCTTCCTGCTGATCGACATGGATACGCCAGGCATTTCCGTAAGACCCATCATCACCCTGGATGGCGAGCACGAAGTGAATGAAGTCTTCTTTGAAGACGTCAAGGTGCCGGTTGAGAACCTGGTGGGCGAAGAAGACAAGGGCTGGACCTACGCCAAGTACCTTCTCACCTATGAGCGTACCGGTCTGGCAGGGGTTGGCTTGTCCAAGGCCGCACTCTCACACCTCAAACAACTGGCGTCCCGTCGCATGAAGAACGGACGTCCGCTGATCGAGGATGCGTCATTCAGCCAGCGCATCGCCAGGGTTGAGATCGACCTGACCGCCGCTGCCATCAGTAACCTGCGCATTATCGCGTCTGTCGAAGGTGGCGGAATGCCCGGTGCCGAAAGCTCCATGCTCAAGGTCAAAGGCACTGAAATCCGCCAGTCGATCAATGATCTGGCTCGGCGCGCCATCGGACCCTATGCGATTCCATTCGTCGAAGAAGAACTGGACCTCGATTACGAGGGCGACTTCCTCTCAGACGAAAACGCGGCACCGTTGTCAGCCCAGTATTTCAACAACCGTAAGCTCTCGATTTTCGGCGGATCCAACGAGATCCAGAAGAACATCGTGTCGAAAATGATTCTCGGGCTTTAA